The Exiguobacterium aurantiacum DSM 6208 genome includes a window with the following:
- a CDS encoding response regulator transcription factor yields the protein MHILIVEDDRTIASGLQYSLEQEQFTTTLCQNVADATRLIEQQLHTINLCLFDLSLPDGSGYDLCRLVKQKQDTPVIFLTAFDDEVNVVMGLDMGADDYITKPFRVRELISRIQSVLRLYTKQTSSSILTMGAVEINTQDAKVKKGGDEILLTALEYRLLLIFSRHTGQVLTRAQLLDQMWDMGGDFVNDNTLTVYIKRLREKLEDDPQQPSLIKTVRGIGYKVER from the coding sequence ATGCATATTTTAATCGTCGAAGACGACCGGACGATTGCTTCCGGTCTCCAATATTCACTCGAGCAAGAACAATTTACGACGACGTTATGCCAGAACGTGGCTGACGCGACACGTTTGATCGAACAACAACTCCATACGATTAACCTGTGTCTGTTCGATTTATCGTTGCCGGACGGGAGCGGCTATGACTTGTGTCGGCTCGTGAAGCAAAAACAGGATACGCCCGTCATCTTTTTGACGGCGTTCGACGATGAAGTCAACGTCGTCATGGGACTCGATATGGGAGCGGATGACTACATCACAAAACCGTTCCGGGTCCGTGAACTCATCTCACGCATCCAGTCGGTGCTGCGCCTTTACACGAAACAAACAAGTTCGTCGATTCTTACAATGGGTGCGGTCGAAATTAATACGCAAGACGCCAAAGTTAAAAAGGGCGGAGACGAGATTTTATTGACGGCGCTCGAGTATCGGTTACTGCTCATCTTCAGTCGACATACGGGACAAGTGCTGACGCGCGCCCAACTGCTTGACCAGATGTGGGACATGGGCGGGGATTTTGTGAATGACAATACGCTGACCGTCTATATTAAACGATTGCGGGAGAAGCTAGAGGATGACCCGCAACAACCGAGTTTGATTAAGACAGTGCGCGGTATCGGTTACAAGGTGGAACGCTGA
- a CDS encoding DUF2812 domain-containing protein has product MKTKTVYRVYVDYEKEEQWLNEMAAQGWLLERFKIGRYVFSKGEPGTYMYRIELLEELPNHTRSKAYLEFLDEMGIEVVDTSFRWIFLRKRTEDGPFHLYSDFDSMIAKTNRVLQLYQVVLLVNIIAVCINVISPFAVWVIWPNIALAAFIAYLIQRQTQKLRTLKGLREISEQD; this is encoded by the coding sequence TTGAAAACAAAAACGGTTTATCGTGTTTATGTCGATTATGAAAAAGAAGAGCAGTGGTTGAATGAGATGGCGGCACAAGGATGGTTGCTAGAACGATTCAAGATTGGACGTTACGTGTTTAGTAAAGGCGAACCGGGCACATATATGTATCGAATCGAATTGCTGGAAGAACTTCCGAATCACACTCGGTCAAAAGCGTACCTTGAGTTTTTAGATGAAATGGGAATCGAAGTCGTTGATACATCGTTCCGATGGATTTTTTTACGAAAACGGACTGAAGACGGTCCGTTCCATCTCTATTCCGATTTTGACTCAATGATTGCGAAAACGAATCGCGTGTTGCAATTGTATCAAGTTGTGTTGCTTGTCAATATTATCGCTGTCTGTATCAATGTCATTAGTCCATTCGCAGTATGGGTGATTTGGCCGAACATTGCGCTTGCCGCGTTCATCGCCTATTTGATACAACGACAGACACAAAAGTTACGTACGTTAAAAGGACTGCGTGAAATTTCAGAACAAGACTGA
- a CDS encoding PadR family transcriptional regulator: MKKPLGNVALTEAVYYVLLSLQVPRHGYGIMQLVQELSNGRVQLAAGTLYGALNSLVEKEWIEAVQGVNGRKKEYLITVKGQAVLEAELVRLEELVANGKQWIGENKS, translated from the coding sequence ATGAAGAAACCATTGGGAAACGTCGCTTTGACGGAAGCAGTCTATTATGTGCTGCTGTCATTACAAGTCCCGAGACATGGGTACGGAATCATGCAATTGGTTCAAGAATTGAGCAACGGTCGCGTTCAATTGGCTGCTGGAACTTTGTACGGGGCACTGAACAGCTTAGTCGAGAAAGAATGGATTGAGGCGGTGCAGGGAGTGAACGGACGAAAGAAAGAGTATCTCATTACCGTGAAGGGGCAAGCGGTACTCGAAGCAGAACTCGTCCGCCTTGAGGAGCTTGTCGCAAACGGAAAACAGTGGATTGGGGAAAACAAGTCTTGA